The following proteins come from a genomic window of Macadamia integrifolia cultivar HAES 741 chromosome 14, SCU_Mint_v3, whole genome shotgun sequence:
- the LOC122061635 gene encoding protein NLP6-like — translation MSKPEEEEEVNINFFPRSTQRDYIMDFDLDLEIDTSWLMEQNQFQNPFLNNPASPFVLASSSHNPLLLLSSSDQNYSPLWQFSDVDENPTACNTDSSGLLPCNPDPGSGNPVIDEDERSPLPVSLALVPQENPDGCLIKERLMQALRYLKESTGHVLAQVWAPVKDGDRHVLTTSGQPFVIDPHNNGLLQYRTVSLTYTFSVDGDNDEHLGLPGRVFWQKLPEWTPNVLYYSSKEYPRRDHALHNNVRGSLALPIFEPSGQSCVGVLELIMTSQKINYAPEVDKICKALEAVNLKSSDVLDHPSLQFCNEGRQKALAEILEILTVVCETHKFPLAQTWVPCRHRNVLANGGGVKRSCTSFDGSCMGQVCMSTTDVAFYVIDAQMWGFRDACAEHHLQKGQGVAGRAFSSSGSCFSRDVTQFRKTEYPLVHYARMFGLTSCFAICLMSTHTGSDHYVLEFFLPPSITDYKEQEALLDSLLETMKHHFRSLRAASGKELEEECRSVEIVEKSPDEKLNSNVDCVHVSPSTKSPIGHDGLQNMVEMVQPKPLEQCVLDSYSLKDRKSLVTANESHTTVAFSDNKVTKRTLERRRGKTEKSISLEVLQQYFSGSLKDAAKSLGVCPTTMKRICRQHGISRWPSRKINKVNRSLTKLKHVIESVQGAEGAFNMTSLVTSPIPVAVGSISWPANLNKSNQRLPGSKPSDVGGRETELPAYITPESNGHGDARDQIINGNGLLTHQEFIHDQNGVVIECCNSPNDSNVSKTLSGSGGECNGTPNSHSSCQGSPANESAQFNGPFVSSIQEEGVNVRISSAWAFQPTHTIAPAIYSVPDATISTQPQAPLGGMVVKDARNSKDLRNLCGSTAEFCLDEQVADASCIKKSPCSAEGSPETLAPFSHKMPPVTANLDIGTVTIKATYREDIIRFRLSLTSGVVKLKEEVAKRLKLEVGTFDIKYLDDDHEWVLLACDADWHECMDVSRLSGGRVIRLLVYDIVPNFGSSCESSGYLGGNTL, via the exons atgtcgaaaccagaagaagaagaagaagtaaacaTCAACTTCTTTCCAAGATCTACACAGAGAGATTACATCATGGATTTCGATCTCGATCTGGAGATCGATACTTCATGGTTGATGGAACAGAACCAGTTCCAGAATCCTTTCTTGAATAACCCGGCGTCACCGTTTGTATTGGCTTCATCGTCTCATAATCCCCTTCTTTTGTTATCATCTTCCGATCAGAACTATTCACCTTTGTGGCAATTCTCCGATGTTGACGAGAATCCAACTGCTTGCAATACCGATTCTTCTGGACTTCTTCCAT GTAATCCTGATCCTGGTTCTGGTAATCCTGTGAtcgatgaagatgaaagaagtcCCCTTCCAGTATCTCTTGCTTTGGTGCCACAGGAGAACCCAGATGGATGCCTGATCAAAGAGAGGTTGATGCAAGCACTTCGGTACCTCAAGGAATCAACAGGACATGTTCTTGCTCAGGTTTGGGCACCTGTAAAGGATGGGGACCGGCATGTACTGACAACTTCTGGGCAACCTTTTGTTATCGATCCACACAACAACGGTCTTCTTCAGTATAGAACCGTCTCTCTGACATATACGTTTTCTGTGGATGGGGATAATGATGAGCATCTGGGGCTCCCTGGTCGTGTTTTCTGGCAGAAGTTGCCAGAATGGACCCCAAATGTGCTGTATTACAGCAGCAAAGAGTATCCAAGACGTGATCATGCTTTGCACAACAACGTTAGAGGATCCTTGGCTTTGCCAATCTTTGAGCCTTCTGGACAATCATGTGTTGGTGTACTTGAGCTTATAATGACATCACAGAAGATTAACTATGCTCCTGAGGTTGATAAAATCTGCAAAGCTCTTGAG GCAGTAAATCTGAAAAGTTCTGACGTACTGGATCATCCAAGCTTGCAG TTCTGCAATGAAGGTCGCCAAAAGGCCTTGGCTGAAATCTTAGAGATATTAACCGTTGTGTGTGAGACCCACAAATTTCCTTTGGCTCAGACATGGGTTCCATGCAGGCATCGCAATGTTCTAGCCAATGGTGGTGGTGTGAAGAGAAGCTGTACAAGCTTTGATGGAAGCTGCATGGGACAAGTCTGCATGTCCACAACTGATGTAGCATTCTATGTTATAGATGCACAAATGTGGGGTTTTCGTGATGCTTGTGCCGAGCATCACTTACAGAAGGGGCAGGGAGTAGCAGGAAGGGCATTTTCATCCAGTGGGTCATGTTTCTCCAGGGATGTCACTCAATTTAGAAAAACTGAGTACCCCCTGGTACACTATGCACGCATGTTTGGCTTAACTAGCTGCTTTGCTATTTGCTTAATGAGTACTCACACAGGCAGTGACCATTATGTTCTAGAGTTCTTTCTGCCACCTAGCATCACAGACTACAAAGAGCAAGAAGCTTTATTAGATTCACTCTTGGAAACAATGAAGCATCATTTCCGGAGTTTGAGGGCTGCTTCTGGAAAAGAATTGGAAGAGGAGTGCAGATCTGTTGAAATTGTTGAAAAGTCTCCGGACGAGAAACTCAACTCCAATGTTGACTGTGTTCACGTATCCCCTAGCACTAAATCCCCTATCGGGCATGATGGCTTACAAAATATGGTGGAGATGGTGCAGCCAAAACCATTAGAACAGTGTGTATTAGACAGTTACAGTCTGAAGGATAGAAAGAGTCTGGTCACTGCTAATGAAAGTCACACTACTGTTGCTTTCTCTGACAATAAAGTCACGAAGAGAACATTGGAGAGAAGACGTGGGAAGACGGAGAAATCAATCAGTTTAGAGGTCCTCCAACAATATTTTTCTGGGAGTCTTAAAGATGCTGCAAAGAGTCTTGGTG TTTGCCCTACTACCATGAAACGAATCTGTAGGCAGCATGGAATTTCCCGTTGGCCTTCTCGCAAGATCAACAAGGTTAATCGTTCTCTGACCAAGCTGAAACATGTCATTGAATCTGTCCAAGGTGCTGAAGGAGCATTCAATATGACTTCTCTCGTGACGAGTCCAATTCCTGTTGCTGTTGGTTCCATTTCTTGGCCTGCCAACTTGAATAAATCCAATCAACGGTTGCCAGGTTCTAAGCCTTCTGACGTGGGGGGAAGGGAGACTGAATTACCAGCCTACATTACTCCAGAAAGCAATGGGCATGGTGATGCAAGGGATCAGATAATTAATGGGAATGGACTGTTGACTCATCAGGAGTTCATTCATGATCAAAATGGGGTTGTCATTGAGTGTTGCAATAGTCCCAATGACTCCAATGTCTCTAAAACATTAAGTGGATCAGGAGGGGAGTGCAATGGCACCCCTAATTCTCACAGTTCATGCCAAGGCAGCCCTGCCAATgaatctgcccagttcaatgGTCCATTTGTTTCTTCCATCCAAGAAGAAGGTGTCAATGTCAGAATATCATCAGCTTGGGCATTTCAACCGACACACACAATTGCACCTGCTATCTACTCTGTCCCTGATGCTACTATCAGTACACAACCGCAAGCACCATTGGGTGGAATGGTAGTAAAGGATGCAAGAAACTCCAAAGACTTGAGAAACCTCTGTGGTTCAACAGCTGAGTTTTGCCTGGATGAGCAGGTCGCAGATGCTAGTTGTAtaaaaaaatctccatgttCTGCTGAAGGCTCACCAGAGACACTGGCTCCTTTCTCTCACAAGATGCCACCTGTTACAGCTAACCTAGATATTGGAACAGTTACCATTAAGGCAACATATAGGGAAGATATTATTAGGTTTCGGCTCTCTCTGACTTCTGGTGTGGTCAAGTTGAAAGAGGAAGTGGCGAAGCGGCTGAAGTTGGAGGTGGGTACATTTGATATCAAGTATCTTGATGATGACCATGAGTGGGTTTTGTTGGCTTGTGATGCAGACTGGCATGAGTGTATGGATGTCTCGAGATTATCTGGTGGACGTGTGATCAGACTATTGGTGTATGACATAGTTCCCAACTTTGGGAGCTCCTGTGAAAGCTCAGGTTATTTAGGAGGAAACACATTGTAA